One window of Chloroflexus aggregans DSM 9485 genomic DNA carries:
- a CDS encoding cytochrome c3 family protein: MAQIFPRNANLLARLSIFALVLLVVEGILILGVYFRSNYFRQVNVAIEQPVAFSHQLHVNVVGIDCRYCHVSVDQSYFANIPATETCMTCHSQIKTYSPLLEKVRESYATGKPIEWVKVYDLPNFVYFNHSIHVNKGIGCSTCHGQVNNMPVVWQQQALYMGWCLNCHRNPELYVRPREEVYNMDYVPPANQVEIGRRLVAEYGIMPPEQLTNCYVCHR, encoded by the coding sequence ATGGCACAGATCTTTCCCCGCAACGCCAATCTTCTTGCCCGTCTCAGCATCTTCGCGCTCGTCTTGCTCGTCGTCGAAGGTATCTTGATTCTCGGCGTCTATTTCCGTTCCAACTACTTCCGGCAGGTCAATGTGGCCATTGAGCAGCCGGTGGCGTTCAGCCACCAACTGCATGTCAACGTGGTCGGTATAGATTGTCGCTACTGTCACGTCTCGGTCGACCAATCCTACTTTGCCAACATTCCGGCCACCGAAACCTGCATGACCTGCCACTCACAAATCAAGACCTACAGTCCCCTGTTGGAGAAGGTGCGCGAGAGCTACGCTACCGGTAAACCGATTGAGTGGGTCAAGGTGTACGATCTCCCCAACTTCGTTTACTTCAACCACTCGATCCACGTCAACAAAGGCATTGGCTGTTCGACGTGCCACGGCCAGGTGAACAATATGCCGGTGGTATGGCAGCAGCAGGCGCTCTATATGGGCTGGTGCTTGAACTGCCATCGTAACCCAGAACTCTACGTTCGGCCACGGGAGGAGGTCTACAACATGGACTACGTCCCGCCGGCGAATCAGGTGGAGATTGGGCGCCGGTTGGTGGCCGAGTATGGAATTATGCCGCCGGAGCAGTTGACCAACTGCTACGTGTGCCATCGCTAG
- the ychF gene encoding redox-regulated ATPase YchF: MKIAIIGLANSGKTTVFNALTRGHAETAAYSSGQLEPNLATVKVPDPRLEVLAQMFKPRKVTYADVQYVDIGGLSGSGRSGGGLPPVLLNYIASADALLHVVRAFDDPTVPHPNGSIDPQRDIAAVDLELAFSDLSIIERRLNRLNAEIPKLPAKEKEQRTAERDLLQRLREALEGEVPIRTLELTDDEARMIRGYQFLTAKPLLIVPNIGEAEIANPPHIAYPHRKSAVEPICGKIEAELAQLDDAEARVFMDDLGITAPARDRVIAASYQLLGLISFLTAGPDEVRAWPIPRGTPAVEAAGVIHSDIQRGFIRAEIVAYHDLIAAGSMYEAKKAGHVRMEGKQYIIQDGDICHFLFNV; encoded by the coding sequence ATGAAAATTGCGATTATTGGCTTAGCGAACAGTGGTAAAACGACCGTCTTTAACGCTCTTACCCGCGGTCATGCCGAGACGGCGGCGTATTCGTCAGGGCAACTAGAACCGAATTTGGCGACGGTCAAAGTGCCCGATCCACGTCTCGAAGTGTTGGCACAGATGTTTAAACCGCGTAAAGTTACTTACGCCGATGTGCAGTATGTTGATATTGGTGGGCTAAGCGGTAGTGGACGCAGCGGTGGTGGTTTGCCACCGGTATTGCTCAATTACATTGCTTCCGCCGATGCGCTGCTGCACGTGGTGCGTGCGTTTGATGATCCTACCGTCCCCCATCCGAACGGTTCGATTGATCCGCAACGCGATATTGCCGCCGTTGATCTGGAGTTGGCTTTTTCTGATTTGAGTATTATTGAGCGCCGACTCAACCGGCTTAACGCCGAGATTCCGAAGTTGCCGGCTAAGGAGAAGGAACAGCGAACCGCCGAACGTGACCTCTTGCAGCGATTGCGAGAGGCCCTCGAAGGCGAGGTTCCGATCCGTACCCTTGAGTTGACCGACGACGAAGCGCGGATGATTCGCGGCTATCAGTTCTTGACGGCCAAGCCCTTGCTGATCGTGCCGAATATTGGCGAAGCGGAGATTGCCAATCCGCCGCACATCGCCTATCCGCACCGCAAGAGTGCTGTCGAGCCGATCTGTGGCAAGATCGAGGCCGAGTTGGCGCAGCTCGACGATGCCGAGGCCCGAGTGTTTATGGATGATCTGGGTATTACGGCACCGGCCCGCGACCGGGTGATTGCTGCTAGTTATCAGTTGCTCGGCCTGATCAGCTTCCTTACCGCCGGCCCCGACGAGGTACGCGCATGGCCAATCCCTCGTGGTACTCCGGCTGTGGAAGCGGCAGGCGTGATCCATTCGGATATTCAGCGTGGGTTTATCCGGGCCGAGATTGTGGCGTACCACGACCTCATTGCTGCCGGTAGTATGTACGAGGCGAAAAAGGCGGGCCACGTGCGGATGGAAGGTAAACAGTACATTATCCAAGATGGAGACATCTGCCACTTCCTCTTCAATGTCTGA
- a CDS encoding glycerate kinase type-2 family protein codes for MAAALAAVEPARATAAALRRDGDRLLVGAREYDLTAYDHVWLVGAGKAGAAMAQAAVTVLRDRLSGGIIVVKDDGAPLPALVGVDVVCAAHPTPDERSVHAGQQIATLLMQAGERDLVLALISGGGSALLNLPVADVSLADIQGLTHKLLACGASIGAINTLRKHLDQLKGGGFVRLAAPATVVALILSDVVGSPLDVIASGPTVADPTTFAEALALLDRYDLRADCPPAIIDYLSAGVRGERPETLKPDDPRLAVVQNVLIGSNTQAAEAALVAARAVGFNAMLLTTYLEGEARDVGQVLAAIAREIATYHRPLSRPALMIAGGETTVTIRGSGRGGRNQELALSAAIALEGLTDVAVVALATDGGDGPTDAAGAVATGDTVARARILGLDAVAHLRNNDAYPFFAALGDLLLPGPTGTNVNDLIFVVAG; via the coding sequence ATGGCGGCCGCATTGGCTGCCGTCGAACCGGCGCGGGCGACTGCCGCTGCGTTGCGGCGTGATGGTGACCGATTGTTGGTTGGTGCGCGTGAGTACGATCTGACCGCGTATGACCACGTGTGGTTGGTTGGGGCCGGTAAAGCCGGTGCAGCGATGGCCCAAGCGGCGGTGACAGTATTACGTGATCGCTTGAGTGGCGGGATTATTGTGGTGAAAGATGATGGCGCACCGTTGCCCGCATTGGTCGGTGTAGACGTGGTGTGCGCTGCCCATCCTACCCCTGATGAGCGAAGCGTACATGCCGGACAGCAGATCGCGACCCTGTTGATGCAGGCTGGTGAGCGCGATTTGGTGTTGGCGCTGATTTCGGGTGGTGGTTCTGCCTTGCTTAATCTACCGGTTGCTGATGTCTCGCTCGCCGATATTCAGGGTCTGACCCATAAATTGCTTGCCTGTGGTGCATCGATCGGTGCGATTAATACGTTGCGTAAACATCTCGATCAGCTTAAAGGTGGTGGGTTTGTCCGCTTGGCTGCGCCCGCTACCGTCGTTGCCCTGATCCTCTCTGATGTGGTTGGTAGTCCGCTCGATGTGATTGCGTCCGGGCCGACGGTGGCCGATCCAACGACGTTTGCCGAGGCGTTGGCGTTGCTCGATCGGTACGACTTGCGTGCCGACTGCCCGCCGGCCATTATCGATTATCTGAGCGCCGGTGTACGGGGTGAGCGCCCGGAGACCCTCAAGCCGGATGATCCGCGTTTAGCGGTAGTGCAGAATGTGCTGATTGGCAGTAATACACAGGCGGCAGAGGCAGCATTGGTAGCTGCACGGGCGGTCGGGTTTAACGCTATGCTGCTGACCACCTATCTTGAAGGTGAGGCGCGCGATGTTGGTCAGGTGCTGGCCGCGATTGCACGCGAGATTGCGACTTATCATCGTCCACTGTCCCGACCGGCGCTGATGATTGCCGGCGGTGAAACGACTGTGACGATCCGTGGGAGCGGACGTGGTGGGCGAAACCAGGAGTTGGCGCTCAGTGCAGCAATTGCGTTGGAAGGGTTGACCGATGTGGCAGTGGTCGCATTGGCAACCGATGGCGGTGATGGGCCAACCGATGCCGCCGGCGCGGTTGCGACCGGTGATACGGTGGCGCGGGCGCGTATCCTGGGTCTCGATGCGGTGGCGCATCTGCGTAATAACGATGCGTATCCCTTCTTTGCCGCGCTGGGTGATTTGCTCCTTCCCGGTCCTACGGGGACAAATGTGAACGATCTGATCTTTGTCGTAGCCGGCTAA
- a CDS encoding diphosphomevalonate/mevalonate 3,5-bisphosphate decarboxylase family protein, protein MNESSIPQGFADLVAPMRTAHERIIADLRRHHIELPPPPHLPPACRQGIAAARAFPMQGVLKYHGLSDWVQRIAFLPSISINNAAAHTTTLVEFDPALPADSAVIGGVPAHGRELERIVHVLDTVRSLAGITSHARVVSRNIVRTRTTGKGLGTSASAAAALACAAVGAIFGPELAGHTRFLSTLARRLAGSGCRSAAGGLALWLSYPGIPPDESFAVRLDQDHELDDLALITVPIDSRIGLKTEQAHHDAPQSIFFRAWMLARGDEVRECIAAARRGDWQTIGQLAELDSMRLHGVTMSGSREQKIIGWEPENITLFRLCNDLRARGVPVYASTDTGPTVVFITRRDFAPIVTDAIHHSGLNVETVIAPIGGPAHLIPVEEALAELQS, encoded by the coding sequence GTGAACGAGTCGTCAATCCCACAAGGTTTTGCCGATCTAGTGGCCCCAATGCGGACGGCACACGAACGGATCATAGCCGATCTGCGTCGTCACCACATTGAGTTGCCGCCACCACCGCACCTCCCACCCGCTTGCAGACAGGGTATTGCTGCCGCGCGCGCCTTTCCAATGCAGGGAGTGCTGAAGTATCACGGTCTCAGCGACTGGGTACAGCGCATTGCGTTTTTGCCATCGATCTCGATCAATAACGCTGCTGCCCACACCACGACCCTGGTCGAGTTTGATCCGGCGCTTCCCGCCGATAGTGCGGTTATCGGCGGTGTCCCTGCCCACGGGCGTGAACTTGAGCGGATCGTACACGTGCTCGATACGGTGCGATCATTGGCCGGTATCACCAGCCATGCGCGTGTCGTGTCGCGCAATATCGTGCGTACTCGCACGACCGGCAAGGGGTTGGGGACAAGTGCCTCTGCTGCTGCCGCCCTCGCCTGTGCAGCGGTTGGGGCGATCTTTGGCCCCGAACTCGCCGGTCATACCCGCTTTCTGTCAACCCTCGCCCGTCGGCTGGCCGGTTCTGGCTGCCGAAGTGCTGCCGGTGGCCTTGCCCTTTGGCTAAGCTATCCCGGTATTCCACCCGACGAAAGTTTTGCCGTTCGCCTCGACCAAGATCACGAACTCGACGATCTCGCCTTAATTACGGTCCCTATCGATTCGCGGATTGGGCTGAAGACCGAACAGGCACACCACGACGCGCCGCAGAGTATTTTCTTCCGCGCCTGGATGCTCGCTCGCGGTGACGAAGTGCGCGAATGTATCGCCGCTGCCCGGCGTGGCGATTGGCAAACGATCGGTCAATTGGCCGAACTCGACAGTATGCGTCTCCACGGTGTCACGATGTCCGGTTCGCGTGAACAGAAGATTATCGGGTGGGAACCGGAAAATATCACCCTGTTCCGCCTTTGTAACGATCTGCGCGCCCGTGGCGTGCCGGTCTATGCCAGCACCGATACCGGCCCGACGGTGGTGTTCATCACCCGTCGCGATTTCGCCCCGATTGTGACGGATGCGATTCACCATTCGGGGTTGAATGTGGAGACGGTCATAGCACCGATCGGTGGCCCGGCCCATCTCATCCCGGTCGAAGAGGCGCTCGCCGAGCTGCAATCGTAA
- the guaB gene encoding IMP dehydrogenase, whose translation MGIAWEEKFAREGLTFDDVLLIPAESNVLPATVDVSTWLTRNIRLNIPIVSAAMDTVTEHRLAIALAREGGIGIIHKNMPIEQQAEMVRKVKRSESGMITDPITLPPDRTVGDALDLMAEYKISGVPVTTADGDLIGIITNRDLRFETDRTRPIRELMTSRNLVTVPEGTTLEEAKEVLHRHRIEKVLVVDERGKLSGMITVKDIMKRIEYPNACKDEKGRLRVGAAVGVSGDYIERATELVRAGVDVLVIDTAHGHSRGVLDAVVKLRELFPRVQLIGGNVSTAAATIALIERGVDGVKVGQGPGSICTTRVVTGAGMPQITAIFDCARAAEPYGIPIIADGGIKYSGDIPKAIAAGAHSVMIGSIFAGTEESPGELILYEGRSYKSYRGMGSIGAMQRGGGDRYFQTSVTEARKLVAEGIEGMVPFKGPLSDTVYQLVGGLRAGMGYVGAANIEALRRDARFIRITTAGQIESHPHDVIITKQAPNYSGRQ comes from the coding sequence ATGGGTATCGCATGGGAAGAAAAGTTCGCCCGCGAAGGTCTCACGTTTGATGATGTGCTCCTCATTCCGGCCGAATCGAACGTCTTACCCGCTACTGTTGACGTCTCAACGTGGCTCACCCGCAACATCCGCCTGAACATTCCTATTGTCAGTGCCGCGATGGATACCGTTACCGAACACCGCTTAGCAATTGCGCTCGCCCGTGAAGGTGGGATCGGTATCATTCACAAAAACATGCCGATTGAGCAGCAAGCCGAAATGGTACGGAAAGTAAAACGTTCGGAGAGTGGGATGATCACCGATCCCATCACACTACCACCTGACCGTACCGTCGGTGATGCGCTCGACTTGATGGCCGAATACAAAATCTCCGGTGTACCCGTCACCACCGCTGATGGTGATCTGATCGGTATCATCACCAACCGCGATCTCCGCTTTGAGACCGACCGCACTCGCCCCATCCGCGAACTGATGACATCACGCAATCTGGTTACGGTACCGGAAGGAACAACCCTCGAAGAAGCGAAAGAGGTCTTGCACCGTCATCGGATCGAGAAAGTGCTTGTCGTGGACGAACGTGGCAAGCTGAGCGGGATGATTACCGTGAAAGACATTATGAAACGGATCGAATACCCAAACGCTTGCAAAGACGAGAAGGGACGGCTGCGCGTCGGCGCAGCCGTTGGTGTTAGCGGCGATTATATCGAGCGGGCCACCGAACTCGTGCGGGCCGGTGTTGATGTGTTGGTGATTGATACGGCCCACGGTCATTCGCGCGGTGTGCTCGATGCCGTCGTCAAGTTACGCGAACTCTTTCCGCGTGTTCAACTCATCGGCGGCAATGTTTCTACCGCAGCCGCGACCATCGCGCTCATCGAACGTGGTGTCGATGGCGTGAAAGTCGGTCAAGGACCGGGTTCGATCTGCACGACCCGTGTCGTCACCGGCGCCGGTATGCCGCAGATTACGGCGATTTTCGATTGCGCACGTGCTGCCGAGCCGTATGGTATTCCCATTATTGCCGATGGTGGGATCAAGTATTCCGGTGATATTCCGAAAGCGATTGCCGCCGGTGCCCATAGCGTGATGATCGGTTCGATTTTTGCCGGAACAGAAGAGAGTCCGGGCGAACTGATCCTCTATGAAGGCCGTAGCTACAAGAGCTATCGCGGTATGGGCAGTATTGGAGCTATGCAGCGTGGTGGTGGCGATCGGTACTTCCAGACCAGCGTTACTGAAGCACGTAAACTAGTAGCTGAAGGTATCGAGGGTATGGTTCCGTTTAAAGGCCCACTGAGCGATACGGTGTATCAGCTAGTAGGTGGGTTGCGCGCCGGCATGGGGTACGTTGGAGCTGCCAATATTGAGGCACTCCGCCGCGATGCGCGTTTCATCCGTATTACCACCGCCGGCCAGATCGAGAGCCATCCGCACGATGTAATCATTACGAAGCAAGCCCCTAATTACAGTGGTCGCCAGTAA
- a CDS encoding SH3 domain-containing protein has translation MSFQLAIDDQLIIDGITYQVCAHPAIPGRPFVQAGSHSHVVQLRTAGGFVALKVQWQLRDPALVNHAQQLQSLSTIPGLQAARCLVITAANQPSLVAAWPELDYAILMPWLHGPTWQELIRHRRPLSPTQSLNLARALANLLTEIEQRGLAHGDLQPANVMLPGLIDPAATAPIALVDLETMHGVGIRRLPLSTPEGPYQHPVATTGLAVDRFGGALLILELLGWCDEQVRAASADESFFAPEDLLRPTERFHILRDALAQRWGLGPAQMLERLWQCQTPMTCPLLKEWQAILPSSSLAIDEPLSPEPTMPSFPDPVIALIDNADTLRSQGQPAQALSMYRDALDRLPTGDPRASEVMRTIDSLEREIAQTSALPEQQATLSWSLPLAIGIMTIVILMVLAAVGLNRTTLSTATTLPTAEPTANTLPTPTPSPTAVLPSPTSPRLSLKVERVTPAELYIGTRPLELTVQGDGLSTVKTAILRAAGYEPLALTIMAGSSDRELRLQINNLNINIVGAIPFTLELNGTPVPGAAVTLRDYSSVRVIAGVRPEYTYTGRITVDANGAFTLMREEPSPESAVTYPVRNGDEVEVLSTQPEGWYRLRIRTSGDQNLIGQIGYLERWLVDNTDGPTPPIPTPTVPSEPPRLRFVKLSENEDTRCILVQITGISTFGWGVSIDGLRLRSAFDSNGNARVCGLRARQEVTFTVRDEQGVAVRGGVGVPTRGGDVMFAEWR, from the coding sequence ATGTCCTTTCAACTAGCAATCGACGACCAATTAATCATTGATGGGATTACCTATCAGGTTTGCGCCCACCCGGCCATTCCCGGTCGACCATTCGTCCAAGCAGGCTCCCATAGTCATGTTGTTCAATTGCGAACCGCCGGTGGGTTTGTCGCGCTCAAAGTACAATGGCAATTGCGCGATCCGGCTCTTGTAAACCACGCGCAACAATTGCAAAGCCTGAGCACCATTCCCGGTCTTCAAGCAGCACGCTGCCTGGTCATTACCGCAGCGAATCAACCGTCACTGGTAGCTGCATGGCCTGAACTCGACTATGCCATTCTGATGCCATGGTTACACGGACCAACCTGGCAAGAGTTGATCCGGCACCGTCGTCCGCTCAGCCCTACCCAAAGTTTGAACCTTGCCCGCGCTCTTGCCAATCTGCTCACCGAGATTGAGCAGCGTGGTCTCGCCCACGGTGATTTGCAACCGGCGAACGTGATGCTCCCCGGCCTGATCGATCCGGCGGCTACTGCTCCCATCGCCCTCGTCGACCTCGAAACTATGCACGGCGTTGGGATCCGACGTTTACCGTTATCAACACCAGAGGGGCCATACCAACACCCGGTTGCCACGACGGGTTTGGCCGTGGATCGCTTCGGCGGTGCATTACTTATACTTGAACTACTCGGTTGGTGTGACGAACAGGTACGCGCGGCATCGGCTGATGAAAGCTTCTTTGCGCCAGAAGATTTGCTGCGGCCTACCGAACGCTTCCACATCCTGCGCGATGCGTTGGCGCAACGCTGGGGACTCGGCCCGGCCCAAATGCTCGAACGTCTCTGGCAATGCCAAACCCCGATGACTTGCCCACTGCTCAAAGAGTGGCAAGCTATCTTGCCGTCATCGTCGCTGGCAATAGATGAACCGCTGAGTCCTGAGCCAACAATGCCGTCCTTTCCCGATCCGGTGATTGCGCTGATCGACAACGCCGATACGTTGCGCTCTCAAGGACAGCCTGCCCAAGCCCTCAGTATGTACCGCGACGCACTCGATCGACTGCCCACCGGCGATCCGCGGGCAAGCGAGGTGATGCGCACCATCGACTCGCTCGAACGCGAAATCGCCCAAACGAGTGCATTGCCTGAGCAACAAGCAACATTGAGCTGGTCGCTCCCCTTGGCAATTGGCATCATGACGATTGTGATATTGATGGTCCTTGCGGCAGTCGGCCTGAACCGCACGACGCTTTCGACGGCAACAACCCTACCAACCGCTGAACCGACTGCCAACACGTTACCGACACCGACGCCATCTCCGACTGCGGTGTTACCATCGCCCACCAGCCCGCGTCTGTCGCTCAAGGTCGAGCGGGTTACTCCGGCTGAACTTTATATCGGGACGAGGCCGCTTGAACTCACCGTACAGGGAGACGGTCTAAGCACGGTGAAGACCGCTATCTTGCGTGCCGCCGGTTATGAGCCGCTTGCTCTCACCATTATGGCCGGCAGCAGCGATCGTGAATTGCGCTTGCAGATCAACAATCTGAATATCAATATCGTCGGTGCGATTCCTTTTACCCTCGAACTGAACGGTACACCGGTACCCGGCGCTGCCGTTACGTTACGCGACTACAGCAGTGTACGGGTAATCGCCGGTGTCCGACCTGAATACACCTACACAGGGCGCATTACCGTGGATGCAAACGGGGCCTTTACCCTCATGCGCGAAGAACCATCACCGGAAAGCGCAGTAACCTATCCGGTGCGTAATGGTGATGAGGTTGAAGTCTTGAGTACACAACCTGAAGGCTGGTATCGGTTACGCATCCGCACCAGCGGCGATCAGAACCTGATCGGGCAGATCGGTTACCTCGAACGCTGGCTGGTCGATAATACTGATGGACCGACGCCACCAATCCCGACACCGACCGTGCCATCTGAGCCGCCTCGTTTGCGCTTCGTCAAATTGAGCGAAAATGAGGATACGCGCTGCATTTTAGTTCAAATCACCGGTATCAGTACGTTCGGATGGGGCGTAAGTATTGATGGATTACGGTTACGCAGTGCTTTCGATAGCAATGGCAACGCGCGCGTCTGTGGACTGCGTGCCCGCCAAGAAGTAACGTTTACCGTCCGTGATGAACAGGGTGTGGCTGTACGTGGTGGGGTTGGGGTACCGACCCGCGGTGGCGATGTGATGTTCGCCGAATGGCGATGA